One stretch of Acetomicrobium thermoterrenum DSM 13490 DNA includes these proteins:
- a CDS encoding sugar ABC transporter substrate-binding protein, producing MRKVLLGLLILVFMVALIANPSKAQDNKYRIGVVFKALDSDSWLTMKKGVEAAMESHNVEATILAPDREVNVQQQVQIVEDLITQGVNALCIAPSGSQELIPTFEKAYQAGIPVLLIDTDAPWDKKACYIGTDNYQGGTVAGSFISQSLNGKGKVALITGIMGHQTHMDRVKGAEDVFAKFPDIKIVAKQPANSERALGM from the coding sequence ATGCGTAAAGTTTTGTTGGGGTTGTTGATATTGGTGTTTATGGTCGCTCTCATTGCTAATCCATCGAAAGCCCAGGATAACAAATATCGTATAGGAGTAGTTTTTAAGGCGCTGGATAGTGATTCTTGGTTAACAATGAAAAAGGGTGTCGAGGCAGCTATGGAAAGTCATAATGTTGAAGCAACTATTTTAGCTCCGGACCGAGAAGTCAATGTTCAACAACAAGTACAAATTGTTGAAGATCTCATTACGCAAGGAGTTAATGCCCTTTGCATAGCACCTTCTGGATCGCAGGAGCTTATACCAACATTTGAAAAAGCATACCAAGCTGGGATTCCCGTGCTTTTAATTGACACCGATGCACCTTGGGACAAAAAAGCTTGTTACATAGGAACTGATAACTATCAAGGAGGCACTGTAGCAGGTTCGTTTATTTCCCAAAGCCTGAATGGCAAGGGAAAGGTAGCTTTAATAACAGGTATAATGGGACATCAAACTCACATGGATCGTGTAAAAGGAGCTGAAGACGTTTTTGCTAAGTTTCCTGATATAAAAATAGTCGCAAAGCAGCCAGCTAACTCGGAAAGAGCTCTAGGTATGCA